In one Lolium rigidum isolate FL_2022 chromosome 3, APGP_CSIRO_Lrig_0.1, whole genome shotgun sequence genomic region, the following are encoded:
- the LOC124697155 gene encoding pre-mRNA-splicing factor 18-like — protein sequence MDVLKRELQRKRQLIDADFGGRKVLRRAEIEAREIQRLRAAERERLLEKQRKREQQQQQQLRSSRPAASASPSASSSSLPPPAVVGEAAKAERADAPKESSLPREEVVRRLRLLRQPATLFGEDDAARLRRLHDVLEDPAAVAGIDAAEIGEGQTNDFLRDIQALRAKAVAAKPKAVGAAERSDGGKEEKQEVPFEDLCEEDKIVAFFKRLLSEWSREVDEMPEAERRTAKGKAVVATCKQCARYLDPLFKLCERKALPDDVQRALLDVVKCCMRRDYLAATDNYIKLAIGNSPWPIGVTMVGIHERSAREKIHTNSVAHVMNDETTRKYLQSVKRLMTFCQRKYPTDPSRSVEFNSLANGSDLQALMAEKSANGSDETLRLVAAS from the exons ATGGACGTGCTGAAGCGCGAGCTCCAGCGCAAGCGCCAGCTGATCGACGCCGACTTCGGGGGCCGCAAGGTCCTCCGCCGCGCCGAGATCGAGGCGCGCGAGATCCAGCGCCTCCGCGCCGCCGAGCGGGAACGCCTGCTCGAGAAGCAGCGAAAgcgggagcagcagcagcagcagcagctccggtCCTCCCGCCCCGCCGCCTCGGCATcgccctccgcgtcctcctcctcattACCTCCACCCGCCGTCGTCGGCGAGGCGGCGAAGGCCGAGCGCGCGGACGCTCCGAAAGAGTCGTCGCTCCCGAGGGAGGAGGTCGTGCGGCGGTTGCGGCTGCTGCGCCAGCCGGCCACGCTCTTCGGCGAGGACGACGCcgcgcgcctccgccgcctccacgacGTGCTCGAGGACCCCGCCGCGGTCGCGGGCATCGACGCCGCGGAGATCGGGGAGGGGCAGACCAACGACTTCCTCCGGGACATCCAGGCCCTGCGTGCCAAGGCGGTGGCGGCGAAGCCCAAGGcggtcggcgcggccgagaggagcGACGGCGGGAAAGAGGAGAAGCAAGAGGTTCCGTTCGAGGATCTTTGCGAGGAGGACAAGATCGTAGCCTTCTTCAAGAGGCTGCTGAGCGAGTGGAGCCGGGAGGTGGACGAGATGCCCGAGGCCGAGCGCCGGACCGCCAAGGGCAAGGCCGTGGTGGCCACCTGCAAGCAGTGCGCGCGCTACCTCGATCCCCTCTTCAAGCTCTGCGAGAGGAAG GCTCTCCCCGACGACGTCCAGCGCGCGCTGCTCGACGTGGTGAAGTGCTGCATGCGGCGGGACTACCTGGCGGCGACGGACAACTACATCAAGCTGGCGATCGGCAACTCGCCGTGGCCGATCGGAGTGACCATGGTGGGCATCCACGAGCGGTCCGCCCGCGAGAAGATCCACACCAACAGCGTCGCGCACGTGATGAACGACGAGACGACGAGGAAGTACCTGCAGTCGGTGAAGCGGCTCATGACCTTCTGCCAGCGGAAGTACCCCACGGACCCGTCCAGGTCCGTCGAGTTCAACAGCCTCGCCAACGGCAGCGACCTGCAGGCTCTCATGGCCGAGAAGAGCGCCAACGGCTCGGATGAGACGCTTCGGCTGGTGGCCGCATCGTGA